The following coding sequences are from one Paenibacillus sp. FSL R5-0912 window:
- a CDS encoding GNAT family N-acetyltransferase → MNSILSKMRLETERLIIRPYIESDLGASFALMQNPEVLAFMHMEVMQRHEYEGLFRWLMFSYHTPFELPFKYSFAVCSKATGQLIGWCGLGVLDFSVPDTELYYLIGREHWGLGYATEAARALTAYAFNVIGLDRLYAKADPLNTASLGVFRKLGFRFERELAGLTGDYEDCNGELLHVLERERFAGRLGSGG, encoded by the coding sequence ATGAATTCAATTCTGTCCAAGATGAGACTGGAAACGGAGCGATTAATCATCCGTCCCTATATTGAAAGTGATCTTGGCGCCTCCTTCGCGCTGATGCAGAATCCGGAGGTGCTGGCCTTCATGCATATGGAGGTCATGCAGCGGCATGAATATGAAGGCTTGTTCCGCTGGCTGATGTTCAGCTATCATACGCCGTTTGAGCTGCCGTTCAAATATTCCTTTGCGGTTTGTAGCAAGGCAACCGGACAGCTGATCGGCTGGTGCGGCCTCGGTGTGCTGGATTTCAGCGTACCGGATACCGAGCTGTATTATCTGATCGGGCGTGAGCACTGGGGCCTGGGGTATGCTACCGAGGCCGCCCGGGCGCTCACGGCTTATGCCTTCAATGTCATCGGGCTGGACCGGTTATACGCCAAGGCAGATCCGCTGAACACAGCGTCACTCGGGGTATTCCGGAAGCTGGGCTTCCGGTTTGAACGTGAGCTGGCCGGGCTAACCGGCGATTATGAGGACTGCAACGGTGAACTGCTGCATGTGCTGGAAAGGGAGCGGTTTGCTGGGCGGCTTGGCAGTGGAGGATAA
- a CDS encoding ABC transporter ATP-binding protein, producing MLRKCLVHLKGWIALYILLGFAIQFLSSLGIVVFQKILDQAVDGTGFSEITHWIVIYGVLLGANVLLNYADEYPGAHLSNSITERLKILALSKISRMDYTAYQNMGTGQMIKVIENGAAAGNSILFSFILGTLHELLPTILFSLFFISYYDLRIMLVIAGGYVVIFGITNVLLKYLYRIKAAVLQEQEAMSRYSIRGFMELVVFRTNKKYAQEISRLNETARQIIRKSAQLQMIHESFFALFELFITVIKVIVLLYGVKNVVSGQASVGVMVALFMFIEKIYTPIAIFNVLFVGYKLNRVTYQRFGEFLNAPEDANLEKGKAVAGLQGDLEFRDVSFGYGEVQVLDRLSFSIAHGTSVALVGLSGSGKSTVIKLITGLLKKGGGKLLVDGTDIDELSLNSYYDHISYLSQDSPVFDTTIRGNMVFDQDVADEELYAVLDKVHLKDKVLELPEKLDTMVGERGLKLSGGERQRLAFARAILQKRNLIILDEPVSALDNITEKSLMETVFTEFRNKTVIIIAHRLNFISGVDKILVMEQGRLTGEGDFDSLIQGCDSFRTLWNNGRGQTD from the coding sequence ATGCTGCGGAAATGTCTTGTCCACCTCAAAGGGTGGATTGCTCTATATATCCTTCTTGGTTTCGCCATTCAATTCTTAAGCAGCTTGGGCATAGTGGTCTTTCAGAAGATTCTCGATCAGGCGGTGGATGGAACGGGCTTCAGCGAAATCACACATTGGATTGTCATCTACGGGGTGCTGCTGGGTGCGAATGTACTTCTGAATTATGCGGATGAATATCCGGGCGCCCATCTGTCAAACAGCATCACGGAAAGGCTGAAGATTCTGGCCTTGTCCAAAATCTCCAGAATGGATTATACCGCCTATCAGAATATGGGCACAGGCCAGATGATCAAGGTGATTGAGAACGGGGCGGCGGCCGGAAACAGCATTCTGTTTTCTTTTATTCTGGGGACGTTGCACGAGCTGCTGCCTACCATCCTCTTCAGCTTGTTCTTCATCAGCTATTATGACCTCAGAATCATGCTGGTGATTGCAGGCGGGTATGTGGTGATCTTCGGGATCACGAATGTGCTGCTGAAATACCTCTACCGGATTAAAGCGGCTGTGCTCCAGGAGCAGGAGGCTATGTCCCGTTATTCGATACGTGGTTTCATGGAGCTGGTTGTGTTCCGGACCAATAAGAAGTATGCGCAGGAAATCAGCAGATTGAACGAGACCGCACGGCAGATCATTCGGAAAAGCGCTCAGCTGCAGATGATCCATGAGTCTTTTTTTGCCTTATTCGAATTGTTCATTACGGTTATTAAAGTGATTGTCCTGCTCTATGGAGTGAAGAATGTGGTCTCCGGGCAGGCCTCGGTCGGGGTTATGGTGGCCTTGTTCATGTTCATTGAGAAAATATATACGCCGATTGCCATCTTCAACGTGTTATTCGTCGGCTACAAGCTGAACAGGGTGACCTACCAGCGGTTCGGGGAATTCCTGAACGCCCCGGAGGACGCCAATCTGGAGAAGGGGAAGGCGGTGGCCGGGCTGCAGGGCGATCTTGAATTCAGGGACGTGTCCTTCGGCTACGGGGAGGTTCAGGTGCTGGACCGGCTGTCCTTCTCCATCGCGCACGGAACCTCAGTTGCACTGGTTGGCTTAAGCGGAAGCGGAAAGTCGACGGTCATTAAGCTGATTACGGGCCTGCTGAAGAAAGGCGGCGGCAAGCTGCTGGTGGACGGCACGGATATCGATGAGCTGAGTCTGAACAGCTACTATGATCATATCTCCTATCTGTCGCAGGACAGTCCGGTATTCGATACCACGATCAGGGGCAATATGGTGTTTGACCAGGATGTGGCGGATGAGGAGCTGTATGCGGTTCTGGACAAGGTCCATCTGAAGGATAAGGTGCTGGAGCTGCCGGAGAAGCTGGACACGATGGTTGGTGAGCGTGGCCTGAAATTGTCGGGCGGTGAGCGACAGCGGCTGGCTTTTGCCCGGGCGATCCTGCAGAAGCGGAATCTGATCATTCTCGATGAGCCGGTATCAGCGCTGGATAATATCACGGAGAAGAGCCTGATGGAAACGGTATTTACGGAGTTCAGGAACAAGACGGTCATTATTATCGCGCACCGGCTGAATTTCATCAGCGGAGTAGATAAGATCCTGGTTATGGAGCAGGGCAGGCTGACGGGGGAAGGGGATTTCGATTCTCTGATCCAAGGCTGCGATTCCTTCCGAACGCTGTGGAATAACGGCAGGGGACAAACGGATTAA
- a CDS encoding sugar phosphate isomerase/epimerase family protein, translating to MKLSVFYNHIVKASEQSGLPLTDVLDKVHAYGIEAVELDLEEALTGTEAMIKRLDAAGLSVASMYAFFDFGNQPAPEPGYAFIDTAAYMGAGKVLVIPGFMEETASPEQRSQALQSMAAALNAICDYAERKGIRVTMEDFDDIRAPFSSADALLWFLEQVPKLAITFDTGNFIYRGEDELEAFAKLKERTVHVHCKDRSLEDNGGEPRISVSGIPLYPSPVGSGCIRIAEVLRMLKAEGYADTLAIEHFDAVDQLGYMEQSAAWLRSMLD from the coding sequence TTGAAGCTGTCGGTATTTTACAATCATATTGTGAAGGCAAGCGAGCAGAGCGGCCTGCCGCTTACGGATGTATTGGACAAAGTGCATGCCTATGGCATAGAAGCGGTAGAGCTAGATCTGGAAGAGGCGCTGACCGGTACGGAGGCGATGATAAAAAGGCTGGATGCAGCGGGGCTCTCCGTGGCGTCGATGTATGCTTTTTTTGACTTCGGCAATCAGCCTGCACCGGAGCCGGGGTATGCATTTATTGATACAGCAGCCTATATGGGAGCCGGCAAGGTACTGGTCATTCCGGGTTTCATGGAAGAGACGGCCAGCCCGGAGCAGCGGAGTCAGGCTCTTCAGAGCATGGCTGCAGCGCTGAATGCCATTTGTGATTACGCGGAGCGTAAGGGCATCCGTGTGACGATGGAGGATTTCGACGATATCCGGGCGCCGTTCTCGTCGGCGGACGCGCTGCTCTGGTTCCTGGAGCAGGTGCCTAAGCTGGCGATCACCTTCGATACCGGGAACTTCATCTACCGCGGCGAGGATGAATTGGAAGCGTTCGCGAAGCTGAAGGAGCGGACCGTTCATGTCCACTGCAAGGACCGGTCACTGGAAGACAACGGCGGGGAGCCCAGAATCAGCGTAAGCGGGATTCCGCTGTATCCGTCCCCTGTAGGCTCAGGCTGCATCCGGATCGCCGAGGTGCTCCGGATGCTGAAGGCAGAGGGATACGCAGATACGCTGGCCATCGAGCATTTTGATGCTGTGGATCAGCTGGGGTATATGGAGCAATCGGCTGCATGGCTCCGTTCCATGCTGGATTAG
- a CDS encoding tetratricopeptide repeat protein, whose translation MRQELIAQLNAWHEEDEFEQIVSRIKEVPTPLIDDELAVHLGRALNNLGRYKEALKWFNKTADKGKKDPLWHFRVGYAHYYLDQYDEAIKAFEKAHKLDPEDQDIIEFLEWSRNEAGVQEGPDDAEDSGDAEDSAEEADGSSDSKDAEDTKR comes from the coding sequence ATGAGACAAGAGTTAATTGCGCAATTGAATGCTTGGCATGAGGAAGATGAGTTCGAACAAATCGTATCCCGCATCAAAGAGGTGCCCACACCGCTGATCGATGATGAGCTGGCGGTCCATCTGGGCCGGGCGCTCAATAATCTGGGACGTTATAAGGAAGCGCTTAAATGGTTCAACAAGACTGCCGACAAAGGCAAAAAAGATCCGCTGTGGCATTTCCGCGTCGGTTACGCGCATTATTATCTGGACCAGTATGATGAGGCGATCAAGGCTTTTGAAAAGGCCCATAAGCTGGACCCTGAGGATCAGGACATTATTGAGTTCCTGGAATGGAGCCGGAATGAAGCGGGCGTGCAGGAGGGTCCTGACGATGCTGAGGATTCTGGGGATGCTGAGGATTCGGCCGAAGAAGCGGACGGTAGCTCGGATTCTAAGGATGCTGAGGATACTAAGCGCTAG
- a CDS encoding ATP-binding protein has product MFETLLLNFLFMLFPVLIFLIFFENRPHAYNRKILVLLTAITMILCIAKPIRLETGFIFDLRYVPFLIAALYGGYKNVLPLYLILNVYRFYIGGEGTIHSFLFSTAVLVVVPLLSSRFIRSKPKVRISWATVIAVLTMGCYLIVLSMVMESLDMQFWMLAFYALTTHAAVMAVLMILLEQIITNLRNRDRIMQSERLNVVSELAASVSHEMRNPLTVTSGFLQLLNKSKTLTPEEKGYIELSLLELNRAEKIISDYLSFAKPQSENRVYSNLQAECEYTKNVIMPYATIHKVAVEFRFNNSLCAHYDRNLMQQCLINLYKNGIEAMKGMEDGVLTIDISERKQNIIITIRDTGIGMTKDEISRLGKPYYSTKEEGTGLGMLMAYSAINKVKGVIEVRSEKGKGTTFEIAIPA; this is encoded by the coding sequence TTGTTTGAGACGTTGCTTCTTAATTTTTTGTTTATGCTGTTTCCGGTACTTATCTTTCTGATCTTCTTTGAGAATAGGCCACACGCCTATAACCGGAAGATTCTTGTGCTGCTCACAGCTATAACCATGATCCTGTGTATCGCCAAGCCGATCCGGCTGGAAACGGGGTTTATCTTTGACCTGCGGTATGTTCCGTTTCTTATCGCAGCTTTGTATGGAGGGTACAAAAATGTTCTTCCGCTCTATCTGATACTAAACGTATACCGTTTCTATATAGGCGGAGAGGGAACGATTCACTCGTTTCTTTTTTCAACAGCAGTTCTGGTCGTTGTGCCGTTATTAAGTTCAAGATTTATCCGTTCGAAGCCAAAGGTCCGGATCAGCTGGGCAACCGTCATTGCCGTGCTTACGATGGGCTGTTATCTGATTGTGCTGAGCATGGTTATGGAGTCGCTGGATATGCAGTTCTGGATGCTCGCCTTCTATGCTTTGACCACTCATGCAGCCGTGATGGCGGTCTTAATGATTCTGCTGGAGCAGATCATTACCAATCTCAGGAATCGTGACCGGATTATGCAGTCGGAGCGGCTTAATGTGGTTAGTGAGCTGGCGGCCAGCGTCTCCCATGAGATGCGGAATCCGTTAACCGTGACGAGCGGGTTCCTTCAGCTGCTGAACAAATCGAAGACGCTTACGCCCGAAGAGAAGGGGTATATTGAACTGTCGCTGCTGGAGCTGAACCGGGCGGAGAAGATCATCAGCGATTATCTCTCTTTTGCCAAGCCGCAGTCGGAGAATAGGGTCTATTCCAACCTCCAGGCGGAGTGTGAGTACACCAAGAATGTCATCATGCCGTATGCCACAATCCACAAGGTAGCGGTTGAGTTCCGCTTCAACAACTCGCTCTGCGCCCATTATGACCGGAATCTGATGCAGCAATGTCTGATTAATCTGTACAAAAACGGGATTGAAGCGATGAAGGGAATGGAAGACGGCGTTCTGACCATTGATATCTCCGAAAGGAAGCAGAATATTATCATTACCATCCGCGACACCGGCATCGGGATGACGAAGGATGAAATCTCACGTCTGGGCAAACCCTACTATTCCACCAAAGAAGAAGGTACGGGTCTGGGTATGCTCATGGCTTACAGTGCGATCAACAAAGTTAAGGGAGTTATCGAGGTTAGAAGCGAAAAAGGAAAGGGAACCACCTTCGAGATCGCCATCCCGGCTTAG
- a CDS encoding AIM24 family protein gives MAFTINNLKDNPNVVIKEQLGGFSVIEYKEDLSSTSMLEAQANFFMSKSNMRNKQLMIELTNSEVMLSAGAMQYMIGNIEMTSGVKGVGGLMRNIISSAATGTSAIKPLYKGTGTIMLETTYKYLWLIDVDNDHIVIDDGMFLACESTLDIAVAARKNVSSALLGGEGLFNLSARGKGIIALEAPIPSEEAVVVELQNDVLKVDGNFALMWSNSLDFTVEKSGKTRMGSAVSGEGLVNVYRGTGMVWLAPLMNYKNSLFQAAPTS, from the coding sequence ATGGCTTTTACCATTAATAATTTGAAGGATAACCCTAATGTTGTAATTAAGGAACAGCTTGGCGGATTCTCGGTCATTGAATACAAGGAGGATCTTAGCAGCACCTCCATGCTGGAAGCCCAGGCCAACTTCTTCATGAGCAAGAGCAATATGCGCAACAAGCAGCTGATGATTGAGCTAACGAATAGCGAGGTTATGCTGAGCGCAGGCGCTATGCAGTATATGATCGGCAATATTGAAATGACGTCGGGTGTCAAAGGTGTCGGAGGCTTGATGCGCAATATTATATCCAGTGCAGCAACCGGCACGAGTGCCATCAAACCGCTCTATAAAGGGACGGGGACGATTATGCTCGAAACCACCTACAAATATCTCTGGCTGATTGATGTCGACAACGACCATATCGTGATTGATGACGGCATGTTCCTGGCCTGCGAGTCCACGCTGGATATTGCTGTCGCTGCACGCAAGAATGTATCCTCAGCCCTCCTCGGCGGAGAAGGGCTGTTCAACCTGAGCGCACGGGGGAAAGGGATTATCGCTCTTGAGGCTCCTATTCCATCCGAGGAAGCCGTGGTGGTCGAGCTGCAGAATGACGTGCTGAAGGTAGATGGCAATTTCGCGTTGATGTGGTCGAACTCGCTTGACTTTACCGTAGAGAAATCAGGGAAGACCCGCATGGGCTCTGCCGTTTCCGGCGAAGGCCTGGTCAATGTCTACCGGGGAACCGGTATGGTCTGGCTGGCACCGCTCATGAATTACAAGAACAGCCTGTTTCAGGCTGCACCTACCTCCTGA
- a CDS encoding GNAT family N-acetyltransferase, producing MSIQAVLFDFDGTLADTLPLSFHAFQAVFQQYDHREVTRDELVAMFGPTEEDIIGGNFADPSSVPQAIEDYYSLYEQGHFGEFQNDGHIVELLQALKAQGMKLGVITGKSRRAYQISAGALDLERFFDISITGDDVVKPKPDPEGIHSALRTLGMDPSNAIFVGDSNADILAGKAAGLPTYGVRWLSTFQSQAYDVPPDGVFDSVDEFRKLLKLNNIMAMTYHSKQQAADITLLEQQCSHADSLKLSSDLEHLVKEDGDHALLCYRGNQLIGLLSWFASEGDYAQINAMVHPEYRRQGVFRSLLQRAKEDIAPLTVHSLSYRVPSRSQAGLRAAQAIGTEYDRSEYAMSYAHTESGREPAPAELRLLPSLPEDFEFMVSCSSRAFGDSEDATREYFLHTKEPERITYIAWAGGQRIGLIRVNYVNEATAFIHNFCILPACQGQGYGGKVLRQTVDFLLQKNYSSIRLGVVTENERALTLYLNAGFKINFEYTYYSGSPA from the coding sequence ATGTCTATTCAAGCTGTATTATTTGATTTCGACGGAACACTTGCAGATACACTGCCTTTATCCTTCCATGCGTTCCAGGCTGTATTTCAGCAATACGATCATAGAGAAGTCACCCGCGATGAACTTGTCGCCATGTTTGGCCCCACCGAGGAGGACATCATTGGCGGCAATTTCGCTGACCCGTCTTCCGTTCCGCAAGCTATAGAAGATTATTATTCATTATATGAGCAGGGGCATTTCGGAGAATTCCAGAATGACGGGCACATTGTAGAATTACTTCAGGCCCTGAAGGCGCAAGGGATGAAGCTTGGCGTCATTACCGGTAAAAGCAGACGGGCCTATCAGATATCGGCCGGGGCGCTGGATCTGGAGCGCTTCTTCGATATCTCCATTACCGGAGATGATGTCGTTAAGCCCAAGCCTGATCCCGAAGGCATACATTCGGCGCTGCGTACACTTGGCATGGATCCCTCTAATGCTATATTCGTTGGGGACAGTAATGCGGATATTCTCGCGGGCAAGGCTGCCGGACTGCCGACCTACGGTGTCCGCTGGCTGTCCACCTTCCAGAGCCAGGCTTACGATGTCCCGCCCGATGGCGTGTTTGACAGTGTTGATGAGTTCCGCAAGCTTCTCAAGTTAAATAACATCATGGCAATGACTTACCACTCCAAGCAGCAAGCGGCGGACATTACTCTACTGGAGCAGCAGTGCAGCCACGCGGATTCGCTCAAATTAAGCTCAGATCTTGAGCATCTCGTCAAAGAGGATGGCGACCATGCCCTGCTCTGCTATCGCGGAAACCAGCTCATAGGTTTGCTGAGCTGGTTTGCTTCCGAAGGCGATTATGCGCAGATCAATGCCATGGTCCATCCGGAATACCGCCGCCAGGGTGTATTCCGCAGCCTTTTGCAGCGGGCCAAGGAAGATATTGCGCCTCTCACTGTACACAGCCTCAGCTACAGGGTTCCAAGCCGCTCACAGGCAGGACTCCGCGCGGCCCAGGCTATCGGTACTGAGTATGACCGCTCTGAATACGCGATGTCATATGCCCATACGGAGTCCGGCAGAGAACCCGCTCCGGCAGAATTGCGTCTGCTGCCTTCCTTGCCGGAGGATTTCGAATTCATGGTCTCCTGCTCGTCCCGGGCCTTCGGGGACTCCGAAGACGCCACCCGGGAGTATTTCCTGCATACGAAGGAACCAGAGCGTATCACCTATATTGCCTGGGCGGGCGGCCAGCGGATCGGCCTGATCCGGGTGAATTACGTGAATGAGGCAACCGCCTTTATCCATAATTTCTGCATATTGCCCGCTTGCCAGGGCCAAGGGTATGGCGGGAAGGTGCTCCGGCAGACTGTTGATTTCCTGCTGCAGAAGAACTATTCTTCGATCCGTCTAGGTGTTGTCACCGAGAATGAGCGGGCTTTGACCCTCTACCTCAATGCCGGCTTCAAGATCAATTTCGAGTATACATATTACAGCGGCAGCCCGGCGTGA
- a CDS encoding class I SAM-dependent methyltransferase, translating into MPVTESIPWIAAFLILLSVVWIVLVSWKNGISPMPASRAVRAAVAVEVNRMPGYANVLEAGSGWGTLGLEVIRRCPGKRLTGIENSRIPLGFSQLFAVVCTRFLPVKSERERLQGKVIFRRGDIYRSSYSDADIVLCYLFPGAMERLAPKFRQELPPGAAVISVCFALPDKQPVRIITCPDRLRTKVYVYIF; encoded by the coding sequence ATGCCCGTTACCGAGAGTATTCCCTGGATTGCCGCATTTCTCATTCTGCTGTCCGTAGTCTGGATTGTGCTCGTAAGCTGGAAGAACGGAATATCGCCGATGCCCGCCTCCAGGGCTGTAAGGGCGGCAGTAGCCGTGGAGGTGAACCGTATGCCGGGTTATGCCAATGTTCTGGAGGCGGGGTCGGGCTGGGGAACGCTGGGCCTGGAAGTCATCCGCCGCTGCCCCGGCAAACGGCTGACCGGCATAGAGAACTCAAGGATTCCCCTAGGGTTCTCACAGCTGTTTGCGGTAGTATGCACACGGTTTCTGCCAGTGAAGAGTGAACGGGAGCGGCTGCAGGGCAAGGTCATTTTTAGGCGGGGCGACATATATAGAAGCTCTTATAGCGATGCCGATATTGTGCTCTGCTACCTGTTCCCCGGTGCCATGGAACGGCTTGCTCCCAAGTTCAGGCAGGAGCTGCCGCCGGGGGCAGCCGTGATCAGTGTCTGCTTCGCTCTCCCGGACAAGCAGCCGGTCCGCATCATCACCTGCCCGGACCGGCTGCGGACGAAGGTGTATGTCTATATTTTCTGA
- a CDS encoding alpha/beta-type small acid-soluble spore protein: MARRNRRYAVPGSAQGMQTFKAEVMKQEGYHVDPNHPDDVKYEVAKELGIPLQAGNNGNLTTESAGQIGGRIGGSMVREMVRLAQEQLAEKGKS; this comes from the coding sequence ATGGCGAGAAGAAACAGGAGATATGCGGTGCCCGGGTCAGCTCAGGGCATGCAGACCTTCAAAGCAGAGGTCATGAAGCAGGAAGGATACCATGTAGATCCGAATCATCCGGACGATGTGAAATACGAGGTGGCGAAGGAGCTCGGTATCCCGCTGCAGGCGGGCAATAACGGCAATTTGACCACGGAATCTGCGGGTCAGATTGGCGGCAGAATCGGAGGCTCCATGGTCCGGGAGATGGTCCGTCTGGCACAGGAGCAGTTAGCGGAGAAGGGGAAATCCTAG
- the hprK gene encoding HPr(Ser) kinase/phosphatase codes for MKSITVQNLTDKFHLEVLAGSGCMDRIITRPRTHRPGLEFVGYFDFFPMARVQVLGRKEINYLLTLSVEERMLHIGNIVKYHPPCFIVTSGQQEIPYLTLYCNQEGIPLLRTPEVTTEFIAKLDSYLVKTLAPELSIHGVCVNVSGIGILLRGKSGIGKSETAHTLIRRGHRFVADDIVVLKKLGPATLLGTHNETTREFLALRSIGLINVVRQYGRRAFQDETRIVLDIELAPWQENSLNNDLELVPQFTEYLGVQIPHIEVQLQPGRDVAGLIEAAANNWYLKQLGYSAVEDFMKRIEDGMQS; via the coding sequence ATGAAATCTATCACCGTTCAGAACCTTACGGACAAGTTCCATTTGGAAGTGCTGGCAGGATCAGGGTGCATGGACCGCATCATTACCCGTCCACGGACGCACAGGCCCGGACTTGAATTTGTCGGTTATTTCGATTTCTTTCCGATGGCGCGGGTGCAGGTGCTCGGCCGCAAGGAGATCAACTATTTATTAACGCTGAGTGTAGAGGAACGCATGCTGCACATCGGCAATATCGTCAAATATCATCCGCCTTGTTTCATTGTAACGAGCGGCCAGCAAGAGATCCCTTACCTCACCTTATACTGTAATCAGGAGGGCATTCCGCTGCTGCGGACACCAGAGGTGACCACGGAGTTTATTGCCAAGCTGGACAGCTATTTGGTAAAAACGCTGGCGCCGGAGCTGTCGATTCACGGGGTGTGTGTCAATGTGTCGGGCATCGGGATCCTGCTTCGAGGCAAGTCCGGGATCGGTAAAAGCGAAACGGCGCATACACTCATCCGGCGGGGCCACCGGTTCGTGGCCGATGATATTGTAGTGCTCAAGAAGCTGGGGCCGGCAACGCTTCTCGGGACGCACAATGAGACGACCCGCGAATTCCTGGCGCTGCGCAGCATCGGCCTGATCAATGTCGTACGCCAGTACGGGCGCAGGGCCTTCCAGGATGAGACGCGGATTGTACTGGATATCGAGCTGGCACCGTGGCAGGAGAATTCACTCAACAATGACCTGGAACTGGTTCCCCAGTTCACGGAATATCTCGGCGTTCAAATCCCGCATATCGAGGTTCAGCTTCAGCCGGGGCGCGATGTGGCTGGCCTGATCGAAGCTGCTGCGAATAATTGGTATCTCAAGCAGCTTGGATACAGCGCGGTAGAAGACTTCATGAAGCGGATTGAAGACGGGATGCAGTCTTAA
- a CDS encoding histidine kinase N-terminal 7TM domain-containing diguanylate cyclase: MCFVLFLLFIYIFISVGTITNLHKVYLGFHFSMMIWPYCQFAIRTVDDPIYQLFYVKLAFIDASLLTTGWIFFTILLSGQSQFLNRKILIALLVPAFLSSLAVVLNPNGWFVLPVNGGYVERIYGPIFWINMSILILNASVSLYIIYVALVSRQAPRIKNQIMYMLKGIVAVCFFLMIDVFLNVVLDDYLPVIPGFTSLGIVVSATFFVITIHQDKVFDIVTIAHQDIINTMEYGILVLDDQEQVVEINQALHPQIRLNPGERFDMASHLPGGNTVKTEQFLQAYRDHPLEVAETELMYPTLQMYISIHAAPIMVSGVRVGRIVTFQNITELRRLIDETNQQNTILQERNSALIKVHEELFQTNAKLRKMAITDSLTGCFNRHYLMQQLEHELLKERDHHSPSTIILIDIDYFKMVNDRYGHLAGDEVICSTVEVLQRSLRQSDILARYGGEEFIIYLPDTDEADAYNLAEQLKSSIETNNIRIDNIDEAISITISIGLLSIGEFKVPPPMSSTTYLNDLFKSADKALYAAKHQGRNQIVSVKS; encoded by the coding sequence ATGTGCTTTGTCTTGTTCCTTTTGTTTATATACATATTTATTTCTGTGGGTACGATAACCAATTTGCACAAAGTCTACCTGGGTTTTCATTTCTCCATGATGATCTGGCCCTACTGCCAGTTTGCCATCCGAACCGTTGATGATCCCATCTATCAGCTATTCTATGTAAAGCTTGCCTTTATCGATGCCTCCCTGCTGACTACAGGCTGGATCTTCTTCACCATTCTGCTCTCAGGCCAATCGCAATTTCTTAACCGCAAAATATTAATCGCCCTGCTTGTTCCGGCATTCCTGTCCTCGCTGGCTGTTGTGCTGAATCCGAACGGCTGGTTTGTTCTCCCGGTAAACGGCGGATATGTTGAGCGGATCTACGGACCTATTTTTTGGATCAACATGTCTATTCTTATTCTTAATGCCAGCGTGTCGCTGTACATCATTTATGTAGCCCTGGTGTCCCGTCAGGCGCCGCGAATCAAGAATCAGATCATGTATATGCTAAAAGGGATCGTTGCCGTCTGTTTCTTCCTGATGATCGATGTGTTCCTGAACGTAGTGCTGGACGATTACCTGCCGGTCATTCCGGGCTTTACTTCGCTCGGCATTGTGGTGTCAGCCACCTTCTTCGTGATTACCATTCACCAGGACAAAGTGTTTGATATTGTAACTATCGCCCACCAGGATATCATCAATACGATGGAATACGGAATTCTCGTCCTCGACGATCAAGAACAGGTGGTCGAAATCAACCAGGCTCTGCATCCCCAGATCCGGCTGAATCCCGGGGAGAGGTTCGATATGGCCAGCCACCTGCCCGGCGGCAATACCGTCAAGACCGAACAGTTCCTGCAAGCCTACCGTGACCATCCGCTTGAGGTGGCCGAGACAGAACTAATGTATCCCACACTCCAAATGTACATCAGCATTCATGCCGCACCGATTATGGTGAGCGGTGTGAGGGTCGGACGGATTGTCACCTTCCAGAATATAACCGAGCTTCGGCGGCTCATTGATGAGACGAACCAGCAGAACACCATTCTGCAAGAGCGCAACTCCGCTTTAATCAAAGTCCACGAAGAACTGTTCCAGACGAACGCCAAGCTCCGGAAGATGGCCATCACCGACAGCCTGACCGGCTGCTTCAACCGGCATTATCTGATGCAGCAGCTGGAGCATGAATTGCTGAAGGAGCGCGATCATCACTCCCCTTCGACCATTATACTGATCGACATCGATTATTTCAAAATGGTCAATGACCGTTACGGACATCTCGCCGGAGATGAAGTCATTTGCAGTACGGTGGAGGTTCTGCAGCGCAGTCTGCGGCAATCCGATATCCTGGCCCGTTATGGCGGCGAGGAATTCATAATCTACCTGCCGGATACGGACGAGGCCGATGCGTATAATCTGGCGGAACAGCTTAAATCGAGCATTGAGACCAATAACATCAGAATTGATAATATAGACGAGGCTATATCCATCACCATCAGCATAGGACTGCTTAGCATCGGGGAATTCAAGGTCCCCCCGCCCATGAGCTCAACGACTTACTTGAATGATTTGTTCAAATCGGCGGATAAAGCCCTATACGCAGCCAAGCATCAAGGCCGCAATCAGATTGTTTCCGTGAAAAGTTAG